In the genome of Arabidopsis thaliana chromosome 4, partial sequence, the window CAAGAACTTCGCCTTTTCAAGGTTTTTCTACCAGCAATATATGAGGGtttcttttcagtttcatGTATGTGAGAACTATAGGTTTTGATGTATGTTTTCAACTGTATCATCTACGAAAATATTCTGAAGAAAATGCTTTGGGTTCACATGGAACTTACTTGTTGGGAGACAGAGCGGTAAGTGATTTTTGCAAGCAAAGCCTGGTTTCTGGCTGTTctatgaagaagataatttcCGTTTAAGGATCTCATTCTCTTTTCTCAGTTTCATTAGCTTCTGTTTCAATGTCTCGACCTGTCGATTTGAAGTTGTATCCCTCTGCTTTTCAGCTATTGACGTTCTACTAATAAGCACtgcaaataataaaaagggATCTTCAATTAGTTTTGCAATATATAGACTTAAGAAGTTATGTGGACTCTTAGTCTTGCTGATAAAACctgaaaccaaaccaatctATGACTTTTTAGTGAAGAGGAAAAAATTCTTACATTCCTTCTGCAGACTCTGAAGTTTGTTACTGATATCATTTTTCTCTGCTTGTTCCATTAGAAGGCAGTCCTTTAGATCCTGAATCTCGAGTTCATCTATCAAATGATTATATCAGGAAGCCATGTGAATGCCgtaaagaaaatacaaacttaAGTACAATTGGAGGTCAGGTGGGTGAGAGTCTTACACTTGCACTCCACTTCCGTAACTACTCGATCCAGTTTCTTCGACATTGCTTGAATATGCGATTTGTTAGCTGTCAAGTCTTGTCGAAGTCTATCAATTACCATATCGTTTGTTGCTTTTTCAACCAAAAGGCTTCTGTACATAAATGGTTGGGGTATTTAACCAAAAGTTCAGATACATTGACACTT includes:
- a CDS encoding 4/1 protein short form protein (unknown protein; FUNCTIONS IN: molecular_function unknown; INVOLVED IN: biological_process unknown; LOCATED IN: cellular_component unknown; EXPRESSED IN: embryo, flower, seed; EXPRESSED DURING: petal differentiation and expansion stage, E expanded cotyledon stage, D bilateral stage.); the encoded protein is MAATSDEQMNLLLSSFDQIYEDFKIGLNEINVYRSKSNVESSRREVLEISNKNLKEENERLKKLYTESLNNFADQLEHRTKCHSLKEELKRVNDENKSKEHEHRNALESLRQKHVTKVEELEYKIRSLLVEKATNDMVIDRLRQDLTANKSHIQAMSKKLDRVVTEVECKYELEIQDLKDCLLMEQAEKNDISNKLQSLQKELLISRTSIAEKQRDTTSNRQNSQKPGFACKNHLPLCLPTSKFHVNPKHFLQNIFVDDTVENIHQNL